A part of Salmo trutta chromosome 15, fSalTru1.1, whole genome shotgun sequence genomic DNA contains:
- the LOC115149253 gene encoding probetacellulin-like encodes MAKAYNLYVGMVTALALCKYSLAEWNTTEQPANNTVSLHHQGNTNNFKDSIETATQAKKSGHFTKCPKELRQYCIHGSCRFVKEQNTPSCRCERGYIGSRCEYVDLASRLGDKRQIIVVCVIAALVFLILLITFICICAHRHKLCRRKRKRKEEMRNGTEKLNMIMMINTNGMHVASSDSVETSDTNAV; translated from the exons ATGGCAAAGGCATACAATCTGTATGTAGGAATGGTAACAG CTTTGGCCCTGTGTAAATACTCTCTGGCTGAATGGAATACAACTGAGCAGCCAGCGAACAACACTGTGTCCCTCCATCACCAAGGCAACACAAACAACTTCAAAG ACTCAATAGAAACTGCAACTCAAGCCAAAAAGAGCGGCCATTTCACCAAATGTCCAAAGGAGTTAAGGCAATACTGTATCCATGGGTCGTGTCGCTTTGTAAAGGAACAGAATACTCCTTCATGCAG ATGTGAGAGAGGGTACATTGGGTCCAGGTGTGAGTATGTTGATCTGGCCTCGCGTCTAGGTGACAAGAGGCAGATCATCGTAGTCTGTGTGATAGCAGCGTTGGTCTTCCTCATACTGCTCATCACATTCATCTGCATCTGTGCACA TCGACATAAACTTTGCAGACGGAAGAGGAAAAGGAAAGAGGAGATGAGGAATGGAACAGAGAAGCTCAATATGATTATGATGATAAACACCAATGGAATGCATGTAGCTTCATCAGATTCAGTGGAAACCTCAGACACCAATGCAGTATGA